From Neodiprion pinetum isolate iyNeoPine1 chromosome 7, iyNeoPine1.2, whole genome shotgun sequence, a single genomic window includes:
- the Dph5 gene encoding diphthine methyl ester synthase, which yields MLYVIGLGLGDAKDVTVKGFEIIRKCDRVYLEAYTSVLTVGHETLEKFYGRPVIVADRELVESGADEILAEAEVKKVAFLVVGDPFGATTHTDLVLRAREKGVQVQVVHNASILNAVGCCGLQLYSYGEVVSIPYWIENWEPDSFYDKIATNRERGLHTLCLLDIKVKEPTLESILKRKKDYMPPRFMSVAEAADQLLKIAERKIEAGEKGLAFTGDSLAVGLARVGADDQRIVACSLREMTEADLGPPLHCLVVTGPILHPLEAEYLLQYATDKEKFEEMTKQKESP from the exons ATGTTATACGTGATAGGCTTAGGCCTCGGTGACGCTAAGGACGTGACAGTCAAGGGTTTCGAAATAATTCGCAAGTGCGATCGCGTCTATCTGGAGGCCTACACGTCGGTACTGACCGTCGGGCATGAGACTTTG gaaaaattttatggcaGACCAGTCATTGTTGCTGACAGAGAACTGGTCGAGAGCGGGGCCGACGAGATTCTGGCCGAAGCGGAAGTAAAGAAGGTGGCTTTCCTTGTCGTTGGCGATCCATTCGGAGCGACGACTCACACGGATCTGGTTCTCAGGGCGAGAGAGAAGGGGGTGCAAGTTCAGGTCGTTCACAATGCCTCTATATTGAATGCAGTTGGCTGCTGCGGTCTGCAGCTATACTCCTATGGAGAAGTTGTCTCGATTCCTTATTGGATAGAGAACTGGGAGCCAGATAGTTTCTACGATAAAATAGCGACGAACAGGGAACGTGGTCTTCACACTCTCTGTCTTTTGGATATCAAAGTAAAGGAACCCACTCTGGAGAGCATTCTGAAACGGAAAAAGGACTACATGCCTCCGAGGTTCATGAGCGTTGCCGAAGCTGCCGATCAGCTACTGAAGATTGCCGAAAGGAAGATTGAAGCTGGCGAAAAAGGTTTAG CTTTCACTGGCGACAGCCTGGCCGTGGGATTGGCGCGCGTCGGGGCCGATGATCAGCGAATCGTTGCCTGTTCTCTGCGCGAAATGACAGAGGCAGATCTCGGGCCACCGTTGCACTGCCTTGTTGTTACAGGTCCGATTTTGCATCCGTTGGAGGCCGAATATCTTCTTCAGTATGCGACGGACAAGGAAAAATTCGAAGAAATGACAAAACAGAAGGAGAGCCCATGA
- the LOC124223787 gene encoding histone H3.v1-like yields MVRKRKHSSDESGMPAPQRQFQRLTRKHQRTLIDDDNENAEASPAAMSNTSSKTMKTPSTASGRNRKSALPENAGNTAVSTRSRRRKPTKSSSDSDSENKAESPIGQLKLDKVNTLQEPEIANRPLRSRLRKEMNDNISGTSVAELKPQQRNVTDRKKRVLAVADNTLTENWLVPIETPVKLTRLQAKTFSAKKKPDPSYHSKLPGQSDEIQDADENKNREEYRKVKETSRKSFSKEQEQSLPLSVVPIDTVTPESSPMLVTLTPHRSSKTPKKSPLNIGSPKTHSYSPLRLSKTPRKLPITVESPATSDKSSVSIGQTVQETQTTSMQVDCNNPFVALMDFRKELSDQPSVSPKVSKSRKTSALKTPSKRLPTPASKVRKSPVKTPAALQKSGLLVRGRISTPVNVKRSSLSQPESPRRPKSTAKKRSPITSSGTPLRPIPVSKEAAAAIATSSPFGVPPNKIKALLELAETSPTTTPRSRIRRSLNLTSDFITFSSGSTSSPMITPQRISQVMENKKESRPSDDESLGLIAMSDDMFDDSSKAKDGTYELSVELTLKQKEKNAEKISESGEKDATYELAEPKTPSLQKSRKRSFSAMEPSNCTPDAKKRCRVRFASPAQKTSTSSPALGTSSVRKSVRTVQTPARHRIGVVQSARRSRGSVGMDSQHRRSRSLTKGNEINQQLRSSNKRRSNSASNLLNKTPKFNQTIQDSINRLSRPRQPGVSTSKTEAKVPAPRRIPNFAQIHQKKFAQMESLVDVKERVAKRHVEFSTVSSARTFQPLVSDFQPLPSTPKPAPTTQQSEGYNRFGFKLRKVEARTAIKKNPPSSAVRNKNIQDKNRSILQGVRTNRRFELQMKSRNLH; encoded by the exons ATGGTGCGGAAGAGGAAGCACAGCAGCGACGAGAGCGGCATGCCGGCACCCCAACGACAATTCCAACGCCTCACTCGAAAGC ATCAGCGGACACTTATCGACGATGACAACGAGAATGCGGAAGCTTCGCCGGCGGCGATGTCGAACACCTCCTCAAAGACTATGAAAACACCGTCAACCGCATCGGGACGCAATCGAAAAA GTGCCTTGCCAGAGAACGCAGGCAACACTGCTGTGTCGACTA GAAGCCGTAGACGGAAGCCTACAAAAAGCTCGAGCGATTCCGATAGTGAGAACAAGGCTGAGTCGCCGATTGGACAATTGAAACTTGACAAAGTTAATACTTTGCAAGAGCCGGAGATAGCAAATCGTCCATTAAGGTCGAGGTTGCGGAAAGAAATGAATGACAACATTAGCGGAACATCCGTGGCGGAATTAAAACCGCAGCAGCGTAACGTAACGGATAGAAAAAAACGGGTATTGGCTGTGGCAGACAACACGTTGACTGAAAATTGGCTGGTTCCAATCGAAACCCCTGTAAAGTTAACTAGGTTACAAGCGAAGACCTTTtcggcgaaaaaaaaacctgatcCTAGCTACCACAGTAAATTGCCAGGGCAAAGTGACGAAATTCAGGATGCagatgagaataaaaatcgagAGGAATATCGAAAAGTTAAAGAGACATCAAGGAAATCGTTTTCGAAGGAACAGGAACAGAGTTTGCCGCTCAGCGTTGTCCCTATCGACACAGTAACGCCTGAGAGCAGTCCGATGTTAGTTACCTTGACACCGCACAGGTCTTCCAAAACGCCAAAAAAATCCCCGCTCAACATCGGCTCACCCAAGACGCACTCTTACTCACCGTTACGGCTTTCCAAGACACCGAGGAAGCTGCCGATAACTGTCGAATCGCCCGCAACTTCGGACAAGTCGAGTGTTTCCATAGGACAAACTGTTCAAGAAACACAGACCACTAGTATGCAGGTGGATTGCAATAATCCCTTTGTTGCGCTGATGGATTTCAGAAAGGAACTGAGCGACCAACCTTCTGTGTCACCAAAAGTGTCAAAAAGCCGCAAAACCTCAGCCCTTAAAACGCCATCCAAAAGGTTGCCCACTCCCGCTTCCAAAGTCCGTAAATCTCCTGTGAAAACACCCGCCGCGTTGCAGAAAAGTGGTCTGCTGGTTAGAGGCAGAATCTCAACACCGGTTAATGTGAAACGATCCAGCCTTTCCCAGCCGGAAAGTCCAAGGCGGCCAAAATCCACCGCAAAAAAACGCTCGCCGATAACGTCATCTGGAACTCCACTGCGACCAATTCCAGTATCGAAGGAAGCGGCAGCCGCCATTGCCACTTCGTCACCTTTCGGTGTCCCTCCAAACAAAATTAAGGCTTTACTGGAGTTGGCTGAGACTTCTCCAACAACGACTCCTCGGAGTCGGATAAGGCGCTCCTTGAATCTTACTTCTGATTTTATAACGTTTTCTTCTGGCTCCACGAGCAGCCCCATGATAACGCCACAGAGAATATCTCAAGTTATGGAAAACAAGAAGGAATCCAGACCGAGCGATGATGAATCCCTTGGACTAATCGCCATGAGCGATGACATGTTTGATGATAGTTCTAAAGCCAAGGATGGCACCTACGAGTTATCTGTGGAATTGACTCtcaaacagaaagaaaaaaacgcaGAGAAGATCAGCGAATCGGGAGAAAAGGATGCAACGTATGAACTGGCTGAGCCCAAGACGCCTAGTCTACAGAAGTCAAGAAAACGTTCGTTTTCTGCTATGGAGCCAAGCAATTGTACTCCAGATGCAAAGAAACGCTGCCGTGTTCGTTTTGCCAGCCCAGCTCAGAAAACCAGCACCTCATCGCCTGCCCTTGGTACCAGTTCAGTCAGAAAATCTGTACGCACTGTACAGACGCCCGCCAGGCACAGGATTGGAGTTGTCCAATCGGCCCGGCGCTCTAGAGGCAGTGTTGGCATGGATAGTCAACACAGGAGATCCCGGTCTCTGACCAAAGGAAATGAGATCAATCAACAGCTGAGAAGCAGTAACAAGCGAAGGTCCAACTCAGCTTCAAATTTATTGAACAAAACTCCTAAATTCAATCAAACCATTCAGGATTCCATTAACAGACTCAGTAGACCCCGGCAACCAGGTGTTTCTACGTCAAAAACAG AAGCTAAGGTACCTGCTCCTAGAAGAATACCTAATTTTGCACAAATCCATCAGAAGAAATTTGCACAAATGGAATCTCTCGTCGATGTCAAGGAACGTGTCGCCAAGAGGCACGTCGAGTTCAGTACGGTGTCTTCTGCTCGGACTTTCCAAC CTCTTGTATCGGACTTCCAACCACTGCCAAGCACACCAAAGCCTGCACCTACCACCCAGCAGAGTGAAGGCTACAACAGATTCGGATTCAAGTTAAGAAAAGTTGAAGCCCGGACAGCAATCAAGAAGAATCCTCCATCAAGTGCTGTGAG gaataaaaatatccaggACAAAAATCGATCAATTTTGCAAGGGGTGCGAACCAATCGGCGTTTTGAGCTTCAGATGAAATCGCGTAACTTACATTAG
- the LOC124223811 gene encoding RNA transcription, translation and transport factor protein → MFKRKLKALDYIDRDKINANDPQHFRKLVVWLEDQKIRHYKIEDRKDIRDINSTSWPETFKRYCEDVACPITTQPVDQLEWLIGFAIKLEFEDNYKKYQPITGKSLKDMNKPVAPNIKSSNPLDNLDFHSAEFKNGIEELRKLLCIPRHSDHLVTLQACSKIVCKRLNAEALLNPKSIVLKGKEFPILEAELGFNMGDPVLNNAAKILRLLYIQDLRDLQTRINETIVSVQNITANPRTDTKLGKVGR, encoded by the exons ATGTTtaagagaaaattaaaagcGCTAGATTACATAGACCGGGATAAGATAAACGCGAATG ACCCACAACACTTTCGCAAACTGGTCGTCTGGCTCGAAGACCAAAAGATACGTCACTACAAAATTGAAGATCGAAAGGATATCAGAGATATAAATTCAACCAGTTGGCCCGAAACGTTCAAGAGATATTGCGAGGACGTCGCTTGTCCGATAACTACCCAGCCCGTGGATCAGCTCGAATGGTTGATCGGGTTTGCCATCAAACTGGAGTTCGAGGATAACT ATAAAAAGTATCAACCGATAACAGGCAAGAGTTTGAAAGATATGAATAAACCGGTAGCACCCAACATAAAATCATCAAACCCGTTAGACAATCTGGACT TTCACAGTGCAGAGTTTAAGAACGGAATCGAAGAATTACGAAAGCTACTTTGCATTCCTCGACATTCAGATCACCTTGTAACTCTGCAAGCGTGCAGTAAGATAGTTTGCAAGAGACTGAATGCAGAAGCTTTATTAAATCCAAAATCGATAGTGTTAAAGGGAAAAGAGTTTCCGATATTGGAAGCTGAGTTGGGATTCAATATGGGAGATCCAGTTCTGAATAATGCGGCAAAAATCTTGAGATTGCTGTACATTCAGGATTTGAGGGACCTTCAAACACgaataaatgaaacaattgtcAGTGTTCAAAATATCACTGCAAATCCAAGGACTGATACGAAGCTTGGAAAAGTTGGAAGATAA
- the LOC138190293 gene encoding AN1-type zinc finger protein 2A, with translation MEFPNLGEHCSEKTCNRLQFLPLKCDACEAIFCTDHISYTGHACPSAYKKDVQVPVCPLCNAPVPSKRSDPPDLAVSLHIDNDCQADRAKSRRKVFTNKCTSKGCKIKEIVAVKCGDCGKNFCLKHRHPCDHACVGKEETMRQRRVEALNKQAESRVPQNNQNANSSLFTNLQGTISEDEALARALQASLQDEENTGRIESCQEEEIPPGNKGRCRLS, from the coding sequence ATGGAGTTTCCAAACTTGGGTGAACATTGCTCCGAAAAAACCTGCAACCGTCTCCAGTTTCTGCCCCTGAAGTGCGACGCCTGCGAGGCGATATTCTGCACGGATCACATATCCTACACCGGTCACGCGTGTCCAAGTGCCTATAAGAAGGACGTTCAAGTGCCTGTATGTCCGCTCTGCAACGCCCCAGTGCCTTCGAAGCGATCCGATCCACCCGATCTCGCGGTAAGTCTGCATATAGACAACGACTGTCAGGCAGATCGTGCCAAAAGCAGGAGGAAAGTCTTCACCAACAAGTGTACGTCCAAGGGCTGCAAAATCAAGGAAATCGTCGCGGTCAAATGCGGGGACTGCGGGAAAAACTTTTGCTTGAAACACCGGCATCCCTGCGATCACGCTTGTGTGGGAAAAGAGGAAACCATGCGTCAGCGGAGGGTTGAAGCTCTTAACAAACAGGCCGAGAGTCGAGTCCCACAGAATAATCAAAATGCCAATTCTAGCCTGTTTACGAATCTTCAAGGAACTATCAGCGAGGACGAAGCCTTGGCCAGGGCCTTACAAGCCTCTCTTCAAGATGAAGAAAATACCGGGAGGATCGAGTCTTGTCAAGAGGAAGAGATTCCACCCGGGAACAAAGGCAGATGCAGGCTCTCTTAG
- the bai gene encoding transmembrane emp24 domain-containing protein bai isoform X3, translating to MAGKTLVAVALLSLFANVRAIMFYLEPNAEKCLREEVQANVLVSGEYEVSEATGQTANFIVTDSKGHTLSKKEDISRGKFSFVTETFDTFQICFTSHVPPHMRGIKQEVALNIKRGIEAKSYEGIGEAAKLKPMEVELKRLEDLSESIVQAFSWMRKNEEEMRDTNVLAGLGTARIMKLPPFDSFGNA from the exons ATGGCGGGCAAGACTCTCGTCGCCGTTGCGCTTCTCTCCCTTTTCGCAAACGTACGGGCGATTATGTTCTACTTAGAGCCCAACGCCGAGAAGTGTTTGAGGGAAGAAGTTCAGGCCAACGTTCTTGTCTCCGGTGAATACGAGGTTTCTGAAGCTACTGGACAGACTGCTAATTTCATC GTAACCGACTCCAAAGGACACACACTTTCCAAAAAGGAAGATATTTCACGTGGAAAGTTTTCCTTCGTCACCGAAACCTTCGACACCTTCCAAATATGCTTCACATCTCATGTTCCCCCTC ATATGCGAGGAATAAAGCAAGAAGTCGCGTTGAATATCAAGCGAGGGATTGAGGCGAAAAGCTACGAAGGG ATTGGCGAAGCAGCCAAGCTTAAACCTATGGAAGTGGAGCTGAAGCGTCTTGAGGATTTATCCGAATCCATTGTTCAGGCCTTTTCCTGGATGCGCAAAAACGAGGAAGAGATGAGAGACACAAATG tattaGCCGGTCTCGGGACTGCTAGAATCATGAAATTGCCGCCGTTCGATAGTTTCGGAAACGCCTGA
- the bai gene encoding transmembrane emp24 domain-containing protein bai isoform X1 translates to MAGKTLVAVALLSLFANVRAIMFYLEPNAEKCLREEVQANVLVSGEYEVSEATGQTANFIVTDSKGHTLSKKEDISRGKFSFVTETFDTFQICFTSHVPPHMRGIKQEVALNIKRGIEAKSYEGIGEAAKLKPMEVELKRLEDLSESIVQAFSWMRKNEEEMRDTNESTNSRVLYFSIFSMCCLLGLATWQVLYLRRFFKAKKLIDISRSRDC, encoded by the exons ATGGCGGGCAAGACTCTCGTCGCCGTTGCGCTTCTCTCCCTTTTCGCAAACGTACGGGCGATTATGTTCTACTTAGAGCCCAACGCCGAGAAGTGTTTGAGGGAAGAAGTTCAGGCCAACGTTCTTGTCTCCGGTGAATACGAGGTTTCTGAAGCTACTGGACAGACTGCTAATTTCATC GTAACCGACTCCAAAGGACACACACTTTCCAAAAAGGAAGATATTTCACGTGGAAAGTTTTCCTTCGTCACCGAAACCTTCGACACCTTCCAAATATGCTTCACATCTCATGTTCCCCCTC ATATGCGAGGAATAAAGCAAGAAGTCGCGTTGAATATCAAGCGAGGGATTGAGGCGAAAAGCTACGAAGGG ATTGGCGAAGCAGCCAAGCTTAAACCTATGGAAGTGGAGCTGAAGCGTCTTGAGGATTTATCCGAATCCATTGTTCAGGCCTTTTCCTGGATGCGCAAAAACGAGGAAGAGATGAGAGACACAAATG AGTCGACTAACAGTAGAGTATTGTACTTCAGCATATTCTCAATGTGTTGTCTCCTGGGTCTGGCGACCTGGCAGGTTCTCTATTTGCGGCGTTTTTTCAAAGCGAAGAAACTGATCGA tattaGCCGGTCTCGGGACTGCTAG
- the bai gene encoding transmembrane emp24 domain-containing protein bai isoform X2, whose product MAGKTLVAVALLSLFANVRAIMFYLEPNAEKCLREEVQANVLVSGEYEVSEATGQTANFIVTDSKGHTLSKKEDISRGKFSFVTETFDTFQICFTSHVPPHMRGIKQEVALNIKRGIEAKSYEGIGEAAKLKPMEVELKRLEDLSESIVQAFSWMRKNEEEMRDTNESTNSRVLYFSIFSMCCLLGLATWQVLYLRRFFKAKKLIE is encoded by the exons ATGGCGGGCAAGACTCTCGTCGCCGTTGCGCTTCTCTCCCTTTTCGCAAACGTACGGGCGATTATGTTCTACTTAGAGCCCAACGCCGAGAAGTGTTTGAGGGAAGAAGTTCAGGCCAACGTTCTTGTCTCCGGTGAATACGAGGTTTCTGAAGCTACTGGACAGACTGCTAATTTCATC GTAACCGACTCCAAAGGACACACACTTTCCAAAAAGGAAGATATTTCACGTGGAAAGTTTTCCTTCGTCACCGAAACCTTCGACACCTTCCAAATATGCTTCACATCTCATGTTCCCCCTC ATATGCGAGGAATAAAGCAAGAAGTCGCGTTGAATATCAAGCGAGGGATTGAGGCGAAAAGCTACGAAGGG ATTGGCGAAGCAGCCAAGCTTAAACCTATGGAAGTGGAGCTGAAGCGTCTTGAGGATTTATCCGAATCCATTGTTCAGGCCTTTTCCTGGATGCGCAAAAACGAGGAAGAGATGAGAGACACAAATG AGTCGACTAACAGTAGAGTATTGTACTTCAGCATATTCTCAATGTGTTGTCTCCTGGGTCTGGCGACCTGGCAGGTTCTCTATTTGCGGCGTTTTTTCAAAGCGAAGAAACTGATCGAGTAG